CGTCTTTATTCCAAGAATGCGTTCTTTTAGAGTCAAAGCTGATTGCTTTCCCTTTATCCAATATAAACATGTCGTTATCATAATTTTTAAGTACAAGTGATTTAAGAATATGCCTAAAGTCTTTGTGCTTCTTTGGTTTACGAATCAACATCAGTTCAAACACACCATCATTAAATGACACTTCAGGAAGCTGAAGGATGGTTCCAACTGAATTTGAATTTGAGATACCACCAAATACAAACTGACCTTCATAGACACGATCATCACACCGCACAGTCATTTCATAGGTTCTCAATTTAAGAAAATAGAATGAAAAAAAACCATAGAGCCAATACGCTAAATGACCAAACACATTTTTAAGTTGTTGGGGTGTTTGATAGGTTACATGGGTAAAGTTTCCAAAGGTCATGGAATAAATAAAGGATCGATTCCCATTATAGGTTCCAATATCAATCTTTAATGTTTCATGTGTTTTATTCACAATATTTTTAAGACTCTCTTTGGTAATTCCTAAAGCCATCGCAAACTCATTGGTGGATCCTTTAGGGTAAATACACATCGTACTGGCGATATCATAATACATCATTGCATCAATTGTCTGCGAGATGGTGCCATCACCACCTGCGACTATTATCATATCATATTTATCTTTTTTTAACCTTAAGTACTGGTCAATTGAAGTCTCATTTTTAGTCTTCAATACATCATAGTGAACCAATCCTTGATTCAATATACATTCAATCGCATCCAGGTCATCTGAGTTTTTCCCCGATACCGGATTATAAATAAGCAGGGTTCTATTATTCATCATCGGTTAACCTCAAAAAGTTTCTTTCATAAAATAAAGACTTCTTCGCAAGCTCAACGCTTAAATTATCAAAACCTAACATTTCAGGCAATGTTTCTTCATGCGCGAACAGGTTTGTTCCCAACCCTAATCGATTTCCTTCAATCTCAACACCCAGCGTAGCCAAGGTTGTTGGGAATAAATCCATCACCGTGAAATCTCGATAGGTAAACTCACTCTCATCAACATCAACATTCACATTCATAAAGGCATTATATGTTGTAAAGACTTTATTCACCGATTCAATCAGAAAGCTGTTGTTCATGCTGTGATGATCACCCACTAAGATGACCGTAGTATTCTCATAAAAGCTTTGATCTTCAATCCACCCTAGAAACTCATCCAAAAGCTTATCAGAACATACGATCGCATTGGCATAGTCAATTGAAAAAGGTGTCTCACACGATGCATCCGTATACCCATCCATAAAATGGGTATCCACCGTCAACAAAGATACATTAAAGGGTTCATTAAACCCTGAAACTTCAAGCAGTAATTCCTTCGCATAGTCGAATAACTTACGATCTTCAATACCCCAAAACACATGATAATCCTCAGGTACATAACCAATTTCTTTTAAATATTTCGTATCTAATATTGTATAGTTGCCATGGGTTTCAAAATATATCTGTCGGCCACCAAAGTTTGCATCCGAACCCATGAGGAAATAGTTTGAATATCCTTGTGCTTCAAGAATTTCTCCCAGTGTTATTAATCCTGGTAAGAAGACACCACTTGTACCATAGGAATTTCCATCAATGGGAACGTGTAACTCCACCCCACCGGTTTGACCCACAAGACTTGCGGAAGTCCATGATAGATTTGCCATTGGTACTGCACCCCCAAATTGCGCACTATTTGAAAAACTCACGTTTTCTTCCGCAATCACTTGAAGATTTGGGATCAAATTTACGATTTCCCCATCCACCACGATCTCACTGAAATTTGTATTCATGGACTCCAAGACAATATAGATCAGGTTTTGTTTTTCTTGTGGAAACCTTATCTCAACACTTTCAGGATCCACATAATACGTTTCATACATCGTTCCTGGGTTTAAGCGATCACTGACATAGCCTGCGACATCAAGATGCGAATCCACAAAGAACACCAACCCAACTATGACACATAGGGATATAATCACAGATTTTAAAAGGGATGGTTCAAAGGTAATCTTAGGATGAAATGTTTTATTAAAGAACTTAATCTTAAAGGAAATTGTATAGCGACTGATGAATTGATACACTAAAACAATCCCTATGAACATGAGCACGTAGGGTATTACAAAGATAAGATACTCATAAACAATATCCACATTTGCACCATCTCCACTGCTCAACAATACAAAAAGAATTTGGTCAATATTCATCTCACCAAACTGTTGTTCAAGAAATATCGGTGCTGCAAATAAACATGTCACAACGATCCCACACACACCTTTAAGCATAAACTTTATCTTCTTCATTCTTACTTCCTTTCAGCCTTTATCCCAAATTGATACATGTTGTGCTACAATGAACCAAACCCTGTGGTATGATCCCTGACACCAACCACCCACACATCAAATACTTAAATGTAAATGAGTCGTTAAACACACATGTTGACAAACAGATAAAACGAGTATTTGGAAGTATAATAAGAAAAGCATGAATCACTCAATTTATCGCAATTTAGTTTCTGAACAGTGTACACGATTTGATCAAGCGGTGTTTTGAGTGACTCACCGCTTCGTTTTAATTCACCACTCATACAACACATTGCACAAACGAAATAACACATAAATTGAATCATAAGCCCCCCCGGATGCCACCTTACATACTTTATACCAATTTATTATGACACAGGTTATGTAAAAAGCATCTATCAATATTGTCTATATCTCTTAATATAAAGAGAATCAATGCGTACCAGTACGCGCTGGTTCCCTTTCTTTAAAGAAATGATTTTCGTAGTAATATGACTTCTTCGCCAGTTCTTCATCCAGCAAATCAGTCCCTAATCGTTCAAGCAACGTCTCTTCTTTACTGAAAAGATTCACACCCAAACCTAACACATCCCCTTCAATGGTTGCACCCAGTGCAGATAATGTTGTAGGGAATAAATCCATCACCGTATAGTCACGGTTTTTAATCCGTGTTTCATCAACCTCACGGTTCACATTTAAAAATGCATTATAGATAGCGTATTGATCACTGGTTGTCCGTTGCATAAAATCATTATTCATTGAATTATGATCCCCAACAAGAATTACCGTCGTATCCTTATAGAAATCTTGGTTTTGAATCCACGTCACAAACTCACGAACCATGCTATCTGAACAAGCAAAGGCATTTGCATAATCTACGGAATACTCCGTCTTACACGATGCATCCGTATAACCATCCATAAAATGAGAGTCCACCGTTAACATGGTAATATTAAACGGTTCATCATTGGATGCAATCTCTAAGATTCTATCTTTCGCATAATCAAACATCTTGGAATCTTCCATACCCCAAAACACATTATAGTCTTCAGGAATGTACCCAATTTCCTTCATATAACTCAAATCATAGATCTCATAATTCCCATGGGTTTCAAAGTATTGACGACGTCCTGCAAAGTCGGCATTCGACCCCATAAAGAAGTAATTCGAATACCCATTACCCTGTAAGATTTCGCCCAGTGTTGTAAGACCGGGTAAATACTCACCATTCATCCCAAATGATGTTGGTTCACTTGTAATTGGAATCTGTAGTGGCACACCACTGGTTTGCCCAACAAGACTTGCGGCCGTCCAAGTTAATCCTCGTGCATGAACATGGCCACCAAACCCATACGATGAAGAGAAGTTAATATTATCATTCGCCAATGTTTCTAGATTTGGAATCAAATTCACAATTTCATCATCAATTTCAATGCTTGTGAAGTTTGTGTTCATGGATTCCAATACAATATAAATCAGGTTTTGTTTTTCCTGTGGAAATTGAATCGAAACATCATTTGGATCCACATAATAGGTTTCATATAGAGACCCAGGATTCAACCGTTCACTGACATATCCCCAAATGTTCAACTTATAGTTTGCAAATGATCCCAACGCCAAGACTGCAGCCAATGCACTTAACACAGCTTTCTTCAGTGTGGGTTTAAAGGTAACTACCTTTTCGATTTTCTTTCCAAACCTCTCAAAGGATAGTTTGGGTTGTTTCTTTGTGAGTGTATATCCAACCCAAAATAAGAGTCCAAAGCCAATGAAATAAGGCAAGCCAAACCAAAGGTAGTCAAAGAACATAGTATAGTTCGCACCATCCCCTTTACTAACCATTACATAGAGGATTTGTTCAAAGTCCATCTCACCTGAGGAATCAATGAGATATAAAGGGAGTACAAACAATCCCACAAGACCGACCCAAAAAACAATATTCGCCCATTTCACAAATCTTTTCACGTTATACACCCCCACTTTAATCATCATTAATAAAACTAATAAAAAGTTCACCTTACTTTTATTATACACCAATTTTTTTCAATTTTAAGGTTATCATCGGTATCAACTTTGTTGATATCTAGGTAATTATGCTCTATTAACATTAACTCTGCAAAAATTAATCACAAAAAAAATATTGTTTTGTTTAATTAGATCAGGTATCTCAAAAGTATTTCGTGCATTGTGGATAAACGATTTGACTTGATGATTGACAGATCCAGATATCAATTAGCTCAACACAAATGGGGCCCCTTTAGTAAAAAGAGACCCCATTTGTGTGTGTATTTGTTATTTTGTAACGAGTCTAAAGTTTGACCATGGTTTGATGCAATCTAGTAATGCATATCCATTGTCTGTCAAGTGACCTACAACATTAACCTGTCCCTTGTTTTTCATTTCTTTTAAGACAATTTGAAGTTCCCCTTTGTATTGACCAAAGGCGTTGTTTCCAATAATGATATCGCCTCGTTTTAAGACATCATGTGTATTCACGGGTTGAATTGGTATTTCTTTGTATGTAATCCGTGGCATGCTTGAGCGAATCATATACCCATTGTAATCCCCACGGTAACTATGAACCACTTCATTCACAATCGTTTTTTCGATAGCTGAGATGTTATCTTCAAGCACACATTCGATTTCAGGATACTGTGCGAAGTATGCTTTTGACATCTTTTCAAGTTCTTCATCACTGGCAAATGCATCACCAATGATGATGTCATCCATTGACCCTTCCATAACAAAGTAACTTGTTTGGGCTTCAATGGATAGATCTCGGTGCATTTCTAAGGTACACAGTCTATCTTGCATCGGCCATGGACCCAATTGACCTGTTTGTGTAGTAACAAAAGCAGCAGTTCTTAAGTTATGCTTTGTGAAACTTTCAGTTGTTTTCTTAAAGAATGCTTCATCCAATCCTGAATAACGCATTGGGTAAAAGTTGTGACATGCAATCAGGTTTTCTTTCTTTGGATTAAATTGCATAATTACATCCACATTGGAGATTCCCATACTCATATTCAACTCAATCTTAAGCCCATAAGGGTTTCGTGTCATGATTGCTTCTTCACGGCCTGTAAACCCCATGTCTAAGCGTAAGCCATAAGCACCTAAGTCATGAAAGAACGACAAATCATCATGAGAGATTCCCAGTTGATTAAAAATCATTGGATTAATATCAACAATAACTTGCATTCCTTTTGAACTTGCATATTCAACAATTGCTTTGAAATTCGCTAAAACCTGTTCTTGATCACCCGTTAACTCTAATAAACTTGTGAAAACGCGTCCAAACCCTAACGATACAGACGTATCTATATATCGTTTATTTTCTTCAAATGAACTCTTTTCTGGATAAATTGATATACCTAACATAATGTGCCTCCTTTAAGCACTTTCATTGTACATCATCTGCGTCATTATTGCGATATCGGTGGTGTCTAAATAATTTTCTTATGCTTAAATTATTAGTAAATTGTTCACATGTATAAAAAAATTGTTCGTGAAAAAACAAACAGACACACCAAAGCATAACCTTTGTAACAGATATGTTTTATAGTTTATAGTTTCAGTGTAAAACAAGGAGGGTTACTATGTTATTCATACAAGAGATTATTAAAGATGTGCTCGTGATAGTTGTGTCTGGTTTTTTAACACTTACTGGTGCGAGTAATGCCACTTCAATATCTGACCCATCCATCATTCTTGACGAAACCCACAACAAGAAGAGTGCTATT
This DNA window, taken from Erysipelothrix larvae, encodes the following:
- a CDS encoding diacylglycerol/lipid kinase family protein; protein product: MMNNRTLLIYNPVSGKNSDDLDAIECILNQGLVHYDVLKTKNETSIDQYLRLKKDKYDMIIVAGGDGTISQTIDAMMYYDIASTMCIYPKGSTNEFAMALGITKESLKNIVNKTHETLKIDIGTYNGNRSFIYSMTFGNFTHVTYQTPQQLKNVFGHLAYWLYGFFSFYFLKLRTYEMTVRCDDRVYEGQFVFGGISNSNSVGTILQLPEVSFNDGVFELMLIRKPKKHKDFRHILKSLVLKNYDNDMFILDKGKAISFDSKRTHSWNKDGEFAGKLDSLNVTVHKKYLTLYR
- a CDS encoding LTA synthase family protein codes for the protein MKKIKFMLKGVCGIVVTCLFAAPIFLEQQFGEMNIDQILFVLLSSGDGANVDIVYEYLIFVIPYVLMFIGIVLVYQFISRYTISFKIKFFNKTFHPKITFEPSLLKSVIISLCVIVGLVFFVDSHLDVAGYVSDRLNPGTMYETYYVDPESVEIRFPQEKQNLIYIVLESMNTNFSEIVVDGEIVNLIPNLQVIAEENVSFSNSAQFGGAVPMANLSWTSASLVGQTGGVELHVPIDGNSYGTSGVFLPGLITLGEILEAQGYSNYFLMGSDANFGGRQIYFETHGNYTILDTKYLKEIGYVPEDYHVFWGIEDRKLFDYAKELLLEVSGFNEPFNVSLLTVDTHFMDGYTDASCETPFSIDYANAIVCSDKLLDEFLGWIEDQSFYENTTVILVGDHHSMNNSFLIESVNKVFTTYNAFMNVNVDVDESEFTYRDFTVMDLFPTTLATLGVEIEGNRLGLGTNLFAHEETLPEMLGFDNLSVELAKKSLFYERNFLRLTDDE
- a CDS encoding LTA synthase family protein, encoding MKRFVKWANIVFWVGLVGLFVLPLYLIDSSGEMDFEQILYVMVSKGDGANYTMFFDYLWFGLPYFIGFGLLFWVGYTLTKKQPKLSFERFGKKIEKVVTFKPTLKKAVLSALAAVLALGSFANYKLNIWGYVSERLNPGSLYETYYVDPNDVSIQFPQEKQNLIYIVLESMNTNFTSIEIDDEIVNLIPNLETLANDNINFSSSYGFGGHVHARGLTWTAASLVGQTSGVPLQIPITSEPTSFGMNGEYLPGLTTLGEILQGNGYSNYFFMGSNADFAGRRQYFETHGNYEIYDLSYMKEIGYIPEDYNVFWGMEDSKMFDYAKDRILEIASNDEPFNITMLTVDSHFMDGYTDASCKTEYSVDYANAFACSDSMVREFVTWIQNQDFYKDTTVILVGDHNSMNNDFMQRTTSDQYAIYNAFLNVNREVDETRIKNRDYTVMDLFPTTLSALGATIEGDVLGLGVNLFSKEETLLERLGTDLLDEELAKKSYYYENHFFKEREPARTGTH
- a CDS encoding DUF871 domain-containing protein, which gives rise to MLGISIYPEKSSFEENKRYIDTSVSLGFGRVFTSLLELTGDQEQVLANFKAIVEYASSKGMQVIVDINPMIFNQLGISHDDLSFFHDLGAYGLRLDMGFTGREEAIMTRNPYGLKIELNMSMGISNVDVIMQFNPKKENLIACHNFYPMRYSGLDEAFFKKTTESFTKHNLRTAAFVTTQTGQLGPWPMQDRLCTLEMHRDLSIEAQTSYFVMEGSMDDIIIGDAFASDEELEKMSKAYFAQYPEIECVLEDNISAIEKTIVNEVVHSYRGDYNGYMIRSSMPRITYKEIPIQPVNTHDVLKRGDIIIGNNAFGQYKGELQIVLKEMKNKGQVNVVGHLTDNGYALLDCIKPWSNFRLVTK